In Candidatus Binataceae bacterium, a single genomic region encodes these proteins:
- the purS gene encoding phosphoribosylformylglycinamidine synthase subunit PurS produces the protein MRRGAELLVKVFVTSRKGILDPQGRAVEQSLKSLGFGGVGAVHVGRYIVLELDSPSLEQARETVRRMCGQLLTNPNIEDYTFEIEPQEGGPQEGGPR, from the coding sequence ATGCGCAGAGGCGCTGAGTTGCTGGTCAAGGTTTTCGTCACGTCGCGCAAGGGAATTCTCGACCCGCAGGGGCGTGCGGTCGAGCAGTCGCTTAAGAGCCTCGGCTTCGGCGGCGTCGGCGCGGTCCACGTCGGCCGCTATATAGTGCTGGAACTGGATTCCCCGAGCCTCGAGCAGGCGCGCGAGACCGTCCGTCGGATGTGCGGGCAGCTGCTTACCAATCCGAATATCGAGGACTATACCTTCGAGATCGAACCGCAAGAGGGCGGACCGCAAGAGGGCGGACCGCGGTGA
- the purQ gene encoding phosphoribosylformylglycinamidine synthase subunit PurQ, protein MKWGVVRFPGSLDDADTLWALGHVMGQEALSLWHKDEDLAGVQCVVLPGGFSYGDYLRCGAIARFAPIMKSVVRFANDGGLVLGICNGFQILCEAHLLPGALMRNRSLSFICERVNVRVENATTPFTCAAREGEVLRLPIKHGEGLYVAPADELRAMEARGQVLLRYTDAAGRERDDANPNGSTRAIAGVANENFNVFGLMPHPEHAVEAALGGEDGLKIFRSIVTSAERPRARVAGAAASRTSA, encoded by the coding sequence GTGAAGTGGGGCGTGGTCCGTTTTCCCGGGTCGCTCGATGACGCCGACACGCTGTGGGCGCTCGGCCACGTGATGGGGCAGGAGGCGCTCTCGCTCTGGCACAAGGACGAGGACCTGGCCGGCGTGCAATGCGTGGTGCTCCCGGGCGGCTTCAGCTACGGCGACTACCTGCGCTGCGGGGCGATCGCGCGGTTCGCTCCGATCATGAAAAGCGTCGTGCGTTTCGCCAATGACGGCGGCCTGGTGCTCGGCATCTGCAACGGTTTCCAGATTCTGTGCGAGGCTCATCTGCTGCCCGGCGCGCTGATGCGCAACCGCTCGCTCTCCTTCATCTGCGAGCGGGTCAACGTGAGGGTCGAAAACGCCACGACGCCGTTTACCTGCGCGGCGCGCGAGGGCGAGGTGCTGCGCCTGCCGATCAAGCACGGCGAAGGCCTCTACGTGGCGCCGGCCGACGAACTTCGCGCGATGGAAGCGCGCGGGCAGGTGCTGCTGCGCTACACCGACGCCGCCGGCCGCGAGCGCGATGACGCGAATCCCAACGGCTCGACCCGCGCGATTGCCGGCGTTGCCAACGAAAACTTCAACGTCTTCGGCCTGATGCCCCATCCCGAACACGCGGTCGAGGCTGCGCTCGGCGGCGAGGACGGGCTGAAGATCTTTCGTTCGATCGTGACGAGCGCCGAACGGCCGCGCGCCCGGGTTGCGGGCGCCGCTGCTTCCAGAACCTCGGCATGA
- the purL gene encoding phosphoribosylformylglycinamidine synthase subunit PurL, whose amino-acid sequence MSAATIAERPVGLAGEPAADLEQARAHGLTDEEYRAIERWLGRTPTFTELGVFSVMWSEHCSYKSSRRHLRMMPNKGQRVIGGPGENAGALDVGDGWVAVFKIESHNHPSFVEPYQGAATGVGGILRDIFTMGARPMASMDSLKFGACDHPRTRYLLSGVVGGIGGYGNCVGVPTVGGEVMFDAAYNGNILVNAFCLGLARRGELQSARAKGPGNPVMYVGSATGRDGIHGASLLASAEFDATSEAKRPTVQVGDPFTEKLLIEACLEAMRSGAIVAIQDMGAAGLTSSSSEMAARGELGIELDLDRIPLREAGLTPYEILLSESQERMLLVAERGREAELAAIFARWDLHAVVVGKITEDRRWRVRWRGKLVADIPAVALTDEAPVYDRPAREPSNPASASSAAAGAASEPPPSEALRRLLDSPNVGSKRWVYRQYDSIVQSNTMMGPGGDAAVLRIKGTNRAVALKVDSNPRACALDPYVGAAATVVEAARNVACAGARAIGLTNCLNYGNPERPEIMWQFIRGVEGIRDAALALETPVVSGNVSFYNETEGRAIPPTPTIAMLGVIEDANRRVTHFFKRPGDVVILLRTAPAKLAASEYAAVFQTDGGALARLDLKRERALVEGLVAAADRGLIRSAHDVAEGGLAVTLAECCFNPDGVLGAEIDGMPEPVGAEVFFGEGASSVVLSAAADEVEALRELFGGVEFTVMGRVIDGPRLRIANAIDEDVRELRQIHEQAIVRRLAANG is encoded by the coding sequence ATGAGCGCCGCGACGATCGCCGAGAGGCCGGTCGGGCTTGCAGGCGAGCCCGCAGCCGATCTCGAGCAGGCCCGCGCGCACGGCCTTACCGACGAGGAGTACCGGGCGATCGAGCGATGGCTCGGGCGCACGCCGACTTTCACCGAGCTTGGCGTTTTTTCGGTGATGTGGTCGGAACACTGCTCGTACAAGTCCTCGCGGCGCCATTTGCGGATGATGCCCAACAAGGGGCAGCGCGTGATCGGCGGGCCGGGCGAGAACGCCGGCGCGCTCGACGTCGGCGACGGATGGGTCGCGGTGTTCAAGATAGAAAGCCACAACCATCCGTCGTTCGTCGAACCCTACCAGGGCGCCGCAACCGGCGTCGGCGGGATCCTGCGCGACATCTTCACGATGGGCGCGCGGCCGATGGCGAGCATGGATTCGCTGAAGTTCGGCGCGTGCGATCATCCGCGCACGCGCTACCTGCTGAGTGGCGTGGTCGGCGGAATCGGCGGTTACGGGAACTGCGTGGGCGTCCCGACGGTGGGCGGCGAGGTCATGTTCGACGCGGCCTACAACGGCAACATCCTGGTCAACGCATTTTGCCTGGGACTCGCGCGGCGCGGCGAATTGCAGAGCGCGCGCGCTAAAGGTCCGGGTAACCCGGTGATGTACGTCGGTTCGGCCACCGGACGCGACGGAATCCATGGCGCGAGCCTGCTCGCCTCAGCCGAGTTCGATGCGACCAGCGAGGCGAAGCGCCCGACCGTGCAGGTCGGCGATCCGTTCACGGAAAAGCTGCTGATCGAGGCGTGCCTGGAGGCGATGCGAAGCGGCGCGATCGTCGCAATCCAGGACATGGGCGCCGCCGGGCTTACCTCGTCGTCGAGCGAGATGGCGGCGCGCGGCGAGTTGGGAATCGAACTCGACCTCGACCGGATTCCGCTGCGCGAAGCCGGGCTTACGCCGTACGAAATTCTGCTCTCGGAGTCGCAGGAACGGATGCTGCTGGTGGCCGAGCGCGGACGCGAGGCCGAACTCGCCGCGATCTTCGCGCGCTGGGACCTTCACGCGGTCGTGGTCGGCAAGATCACCGAGGATCGGCGTTGGCGGGTGCGCTGGCGCGGAAAGCTGGTCGCTGACATTCCGGCGGTCGCGCTGACCGACGAGGCGCCGGTTTACGATCGTCCGGCGCGCGAGCCTTCGAATCCGGCGTCCGCATCAAGCGCTGCCGCGGGCGCGGCTTCCGAACCGCCGCCGAGCGAAGCTTTGCGCCGATTGCTCGACAGCCCGAACGTCGGCTCGAAGCGATGGGTCTATCGCCAGTACGACTCGATCGTGCAGAGCAACACGATGATGGGGCCGGGCGGCGACGCCGCGGTGCTCAGGATCAAGGGAACGAATCGTGCGGTCGCGCTCAAGGTCGACTCCAATCCGCGCGCCTGCGCGCTGGATCCTTACGTCGGCGCGGCTGCGACCGTGGTCGAGGCGGCGCGCAACGTTGCCTGCGCGGGCGCCCGGGCGATCGGGCTTACGAACTGCCTCAATTATGGCAATCCGGAACGCCCCGAGATCATGTGGCAGTTCATCCGCGGCGTAGAGGGCATACGCGACGCCGCGCTCGCGCTTGAAACGCCGGTGGTCAGCGGCAACGTCAGCTTCTATAACGAGACCGAGGGCCGCGCGATTCCGCCCACGCCGACGATCGCGATGCTCGGAGTGATCGAAGACGCCAACCGGCGTGTGACCCATTTTTTCAAGCGTCCGGGCGACGTGGTTATACTGCTGCGGACTGCGCCGGCGAAGCTGGCGGCGAGCGAATACGCGGCCGTTTTCCAGACCGATGGCGGAGCCCTTGCACGACTCGACCTCAAACGCGAGCGCGCGCTTGTCGAGGGGCTGGTTGCCGCCGCCGATCGCGGGTTGATAAGATCGGCTCACGACGTTGCGGAAGGTGGACTGGCGGTTACGCTGGCGGAGTGTTGCTTCAATCCCGACGGCGTCCTGGGCGCGGAGATCGACGGGATGCCGGAGCCGGTTGGGGCTGAAGTGTTTTTTGGCGAGGGCGCTTCTTCGGTGGTGCTGTCAGCCGCCGCCGATGAGGTCGAAGCGCTCCGCGAATTGTTCGGCGGAGTCGAGTTCACGGTGATGGGACGCGTGATTGACGGGCCGCGCCTTAGGATTGCAAACGCGATCGACGAGGACGTGCGCGAGTTGAGACAAATCCACGAACAGGCGATCGTGCGGAGGCTTGCCGCAAATGGATGA